The Glycine soja cultivar W05 chromosome 8, ASM419377v2, whole genome shotgun sequence genome has a window encoding:
- the LOC114421479 gene encoding 3-oxoacyl-[acyl-carrier-protein] synthase I, chloroplastic-like produces the protein MQALHSPTLRASPLDPLRGPNNAAANRRSSSAKRVFFVSATVAPKVSAPQRQKDPKKRVVITGMGLASVFGNDVEGYYEKLLAGESGITAIDRFDASKFPTRFGGQIRGFSAEGYIDGKNDRRLDDCLRYCIVAGKKALENADLAPDNHSKIDKERAGVLVGSGMGGLTVFSDGVQALIEKGHRKITPFFIPYAITNMGSALLGIDLGFMGPNYSISTACATSNYCFYAAANHIRRGEADLMIAGGTEAAIIPIGLGGFVACRALSQRNDDPKTASRPWDKERDGFVMGEGAGVLVMESLEHAMKRGAPIIAEYLGGAVNCDAYHMTDPRSDGLGVSTCIQSSLEDAGVSPEEVNYINAHATSTLAGDLAEINAIKKVFKDTSGIKINATKSMIGHCLGAAGGLEAIATVKAITTGWLHPTINQFNPEPAVDFDTVANVKQQHEINVAISNSFGFGGHNSVVAFSAFKP, from the exons ATGCAAGCGCTTCACTCTCCCACCCTCCGCGCTTCTCCCTTGGACCCTCTTCGTGGCCCCAACAATGCCGCCGCCAACCGCCGCTCCTCCAGCGCCAAGCGCGTGTTCTTCGTCTCCGCCACGGTGGCGCCGAAGGTGTCCGCCCCGCAGCGACAGAAGGACCCCAAGAAGCGCGTTGTGATCACCGGAATGGGCCTCGCGTCGGTGTTCGGTAACGACGTGGAGGGTTACTACGAGAAGCTCCTCGCCGGCGAGAGCGGCATCACCGCCATCGACCGCTTCGACGCCTCCAAGTTCCCCACGCGTTTCGGCGGCCAGATCCGCGGCTTCTCTGCCGAGGGCTACATCGACGGCAAGAACGACCGCCGCCTCGACGACTGCCTCCGCTACTGCATTGTCGCCGGCAAAAAGGCCCTCGAAAACGCCGACCTTGCCCCCGACAACCACTCCAAG ATTGATAAGGAGCGTGCTGGTGTTCTTGTAGGCTCTGGAATGGGAGGCTTAACGGTGTTTTCTGACGGTGTTCAGGCTCTGATTGAGAAGGGGCACAGGAAGATAACGCCGTTTTTCATTCCTTATGCAATTACTAACATGGGTTCGGCTTTGCTTGGGatagaccttggattcatgggTCCCAACTACTCTATATCCACGGCTTGTGCTACTTCCAATTATTGCTTTTATGCTGCGGCGAACCATATTCGGAGAGGGGAGGCTGATTTGATGATAGCCGGTGGGACTGAGGCTGCCATTATTCCTATTGGGTTAGGGGGTTTTGTTGCTTGCAGAGCGCTTTCTCAGAGGAACGACGACCCTAAAACCGCTTCCAGGCCATGGGATAAGGAACGTGATGGCTTTGTTATGGGTGAAGGTGCTGGAGTTTTG GTAATGGAGAGCTTGGAGCATGCTATGAAGCGAGGCGCACCTATTATTGCTGAATATTTGGGAGGAGCTGTTAACTGTGATGCTTATCACATGACtgatccaaggtctgatggacTTGGTGTGTCTACATGCATTCAGAGCAGCCTTGAAGATGCCGGTGTGTCACCAGAGGAG GTCAACTACATAAATGCACATGCAACTTCCACTCTTGCTGGAGACTTGGCAGAAATTAATGCTATTAAAAAGGTTTTCAAGGACACTTCTGGCATCAAAATTAATGCCACCAAG TCTATGATAGGGCACTGCCTTGGTGCAGCTGGGGGTTTAGAAGCCATTGCCACAGTGAAAGCCATAACAACAGGATGGCTGCATCCAACAATCAATCAATTT AACCCAGAACCTGCAGTTGATTTTGATACAGTGGCAAATGTCAAGCAGCAGCATGAAATCAACGTTG ccatttcaaattcatttggATTCGGTGGACACAACTCTGTGGTGGCATTTTCTGCTTTCAAGCCTTGA
- the LOC114421480 gene encoding DNA replication licensing factor MCM3-like produces the protein MDLSEEVRAAHKREFSDFLDQDVGKGIYMDEIKTLINHKRHRLIVNISDLHNFRDLGNRILRSPSEYMQPFCDAVTEATRAIDPKYLKEGEQVLVGFEGPFVSRRVTPRELLSEFIGSMVCIEGIVTKCSLVRPKVVKSVHFCPTTGSFTSREYRDITSNLGLPTGSVYPTRDENGNLLVTEFGLCKYKDHQTLSIQEVPENSAPGQLPRTVDVIAEDDLVDSCKPGDRVAIVGIYKALAGKSKGSVNGVFRTVLIANNVSLLNKEANAPIYSAEDVKNIKEIAARDDAFDLLSNSLAPSIYGHSWIKKAVVLLMLSGVEKNLKNGTHLRGDINMMMVGDPSVAKSQLLRAIMNIAPLAISTTGRGSSGVGLTAAVTSDQETGERRLEAGAMVLADRGVVCIDEFDKMNDQDRVAIHEVMEQQTVTIAKAGIHASLNARCSVVAAANPIYGTYDRSLTPTKNIGLPDSLLSRFDLLFIVLDQMDPDIDRRISEHVLRMHRFRSAVDGGEAALDGSSRYGREDEADMDSSVFVKYNRMLHGKKTGRGQKRDTLTIKFLKKFIHYAKHRIQPELTDEASENIATAYADLRNSSSNAKTGGTLPITARTLETIIRLSTAHAKLKLSREVSKSDVEAALKVLNFAIYHKELTEMEEREQERERELDRKRKADHDENDGPDRGPKDRRGPKDKRGPTSTDAMEVDDNSATQAAVGPTPERIEEFNSLFNQHMHANRLEQITIANLGNVINRGQDPPPYSAADILLLLERLQDDNRVMITDGVVHMIS, from the exons ATGGATTTGAGCGAGGAAGTTAGGGCAGCTCACAAGCGAGAATTCTCCGATTTCTTAGATCAAGAT GTTGGAAAGGGCATATACATGGACGAAATCAAAACCCTAATCAACCACAAGCGTCACCGCCTCATCGTCAACATCTCCGATCTTCACAACTTCCGCGACTTGGGTAACAG GATTCTGAGGAGTCCAAGTGAGTACATGCAGCCGTTCTGTGACGCGGTCACGGAGGCTACTCGTGCTATCGATCCCAAGTATTTGAAGGAAGGGGAACAAGTGCTTGTTGGATTTGAAGGCCCTTTTGTTTCTCGCCGTGTCACGCCCAGGGAACTTCTCTCTGAATTCATAGGTTCCATGGTCTGTATTGAGGGCATTGTCACTAAAT gTTCTCTTGTAAGGCCGAAGGTTGTTAAAAGTGTTCATTTTTGCCCCACCACGGGAAGCTTCACTTCTCGCGAATATCGTGATATTACATCTAATTTGGGATTGCCCACAGGATCTGTTTACCCTACAAGG GATGAAAATGGCAACTTACTCGTGACTGAGTTTGGATTGTGCAAATACAAAGATCATCAAACTTTGTCCATTCAAGAAGTTCCTGAGAATTCTGCTCCTGGTCAACTCCCAAGAACAGTGGATGTCATTGCAGAAGACGATCTTGTTGATTCTTGCAAGCCTGGAGATCGAGTGGCAATTGTGGGGATATATAAGGCTCTTGCAGGGAAAAGCAAAGGCAGTGTGAATGGAGTATTCAG GACTGTTCTCATAGCCAACAATGTTTCTCTTCTCAACAAAGAGGCTAATGCACCAATCTACAGTGCTGAAGATGTCAAAAACATTAAAGAGATAGCTGCAAGAGATGATGCATTTGATCTGCTAAGTAATTCACTTGCACCTTCTATATATGGGCATTCTTGGATAAAGAAAGCAGTGGTTTTGTTGATGCTTAGTGGGGTGGAGAAGAACTTAAAGAATGGCACTCACTTGCGAGG TGACATCAACATGATGATGGTTGGCGATCCCTCTGTTGCCAAGTCTCAACTCTTGAGAGCAATTATGAACATTGCTCCCTTGGCCATATCAACTACAGGCCGGGGTTCTTCTGGGGTTGGTTTGACAGCCGCAGTTACTTCAGATCAAGAAACAG GGGAAAGAAGGCTTGAAGCTGGGGCAATGGTGCTTGCTGACAGAGGTGTTGTCTGCATTGATGAATTTGACAAGATGAATGATCAAGATCGTGTTGCTATACATGAAGTTATGGAGCAGCAGACCGTGACTATTGCCAAAGCTGGTATCCATGCTTCACTGAATGCCCGATGCAGTGTGGTTGCAGCTGCAAATCCCATATATGGAACT TATGATCGTTCATTGACTCCAACCAAAAATATCGGACTCCCAGACTCCTTGCTTTCTCGATTTGATCTACTTTTTATTGTGTTGGATCAAATGGATCCTGATATTGATCGTCGAATATCAGAGCATGTCCTTCGTATGCATCGATTTCGTTCTGCTGTTGATGGAG GTGAGGCAGCACTTGATGGGAGCTCAAGATATGGAAGAGAAGATGAAGCTGATATGGACTCATCTGTCTTTGTCAAATATAACAGAATGTTACATGGGAAGAAAACTGGAAGAGGTCAAAAACGTGATACGCTTACAAttaagtttcttaaaaaatttatccactATGCTAAGCATAGGATTCAACCTGAACTGACTGATGAG GCATCTGAGAACATTGCCACGGCCTATGCTGATCTCAGAAATTCAAGTTCAAATGCAAAG ACTGGAGGAACACTTCCCATAACTGCCAGAACTTTAGAAACCATAATACGTCTCTCAACAGCTCATGCCAAATTGAAGTTGAGCAGAGAG GTTTCTAAGTCTGATGTTGAAGCAGCTTTGAAGGTTCTAAATTTTGCAATATATCACAAAGAACTGACAGAAATGGAGGAGCGTGAgcaagagagggagagagagctgGACAGGAAGCGCAAGGCTGATCATGATGAAAATGATGGTCCTGATCGTGGTCCTAAAGATAGAAGAGGTCCTAAAGATAAAAGAGG gCCAACATCAACGGATGCCATGGAAGTAGATGATAACTCAGCAACTCAAGCTGCTGTCGGACCCACCCCTGAAAG AATTGAAGAATTTAATTCTCTATTTAATCAGCATATGCATGCCAACCGCCTGGAACAAATAACTATTGCAAACTTAGGGAATGTTATCAACAGAGGGCAAGATCCACCACCTTACAGTGCTGCAGATATACTACTCCTATTAGAG AGGTTGCAAGACGACAATAGAGTCATGATAACTGATGGAGTGGTGCATATGATATCATAA
- the LOC114422955 gene encoding uncharacterized protein LOC114422955, with product MGSEDAKDPFKGVDWKAVGGEMQQNPSAKPALKKRLPKKVREIPEFYFLPRWPLPKAILFCSACIGGGVAAGMLLETWIEKKVKEDGGVIWEFDK from the exons ATGGGAAGCGAGGATGCGAAAGATCCGTTCAAAGGGGTGGATTGGAAGGCCGTTGGTGGCGAGATGCAGCAAAATCCGAGTGCTAAACCAGCATTGAAGAAACGATTACCAAAGAAAGTTAGGGAAATTCCTGAATTCTATTTCCTTCCACGATGGCCGCTACCCAAAGCCATTTTATTCTGCAGCGCATGCATTGGTGGTGGTGTAGCTGCTGGAATGCTTTTAGAGACCTGGATTGAAAAGAAAGTTAAAG AAGATGGAGGGGTTATATGGGAATTTGACAAATAA
- the LOC114421927 gene encoding uncharacterized protein At2g34460, chloroplastic-like, giving the protein MSMAATLTAVRIPTFHQRHLKKHFTAPSSSLRLLNLAKMEGSEISEQVGEDLGAKKKVFVAGATGSTGKRIVEQLLAKGFAVKAGVRDVDKAKTTLSSANPSLQIVKADVTEGSDKLAEAIGDDSEAVVCATGFRPGWDLLAPWKVDNFGTVNLVEACRKRNVNRFILISSILVNGAAMGQLFNPAYIFLNVFGLTLVAKLQAEKYIRKSGINYTIIRPGGLRNDPPTGNIVMEPEDTLYEGSISRSLVAEVAVEALAYPEASYKVVEIVSRPDAPKRPYHDLFGSIRQQ; this is encoded by the exons ATGTCAATGGCTGCGACTCTCACTGCTGTAAGAATTCCCACTTTCCACCAACGCCATCTCAAAAAACATTTCACTGCACCTTCTTCTTCCTTACGCCTCCTCAATCTCGCAAAG ATGGAAGGAAGTGAGATCAGTGAGCAAGTGGGAGAGGATTTGGGAGCAAAGAAGAAAGTTTTTGTAGCTGGAGCCACTGGTAGCACCGGCAAAAGAATCGTTGAGCAGTTACTCGCAAAGGGCTTTGCTGTTAAGGCTGGGGTTAGAGACGTCGACAAGGCCAAGACAACCCTTTCATCTGCCAACCCTTCTCTTCAAATT gtgaaagctgatgtcacagaGGGTTCTGATAAGCTAGCTGAGGCCATTGGTGATGATTCAGAAGCAGTAGTGTGTGCCACAGGCTTTCGCCCGGGGTGGGATTTGCTTGCTCCATGGAAG GTTGACAATTTTGGCACAGTAAACCTCGTTGAAGCATGCAGGAAACGTAATGTTAACAGATTCATTCTTATCAGTTCCATTTTAGTTAATGGAGCTGCTATGGGACAATTATTCAATCCGGCTTACatctttcttaatgtttttgGACTCACCTTAGTAGCAAAACTACAGGCAGAGAAATATATCAGGAAATCCGGTATAAACTACACAATAATAAGACCTGGTGGGTTGAGAAACGATCCTCCTACTGGAAATATAGTTATGGAGCCTGAG GACACCCTTTATGAAGGTTCCATATCCAGATCTTTAGTTGCTGAAGTGGCTGTGGAGGCATTGGCTTATCCTGAGGCATCTTATAAAGTTGTGGAAATAGTGTCTCGCCCTGATGCTCCTAAACGCCCGTACCATGACCTTTTTGGATCCATAAGGCAACAATAA
- the LOC114421481 gene encoding urease accessory protein G isoform X1, translating into MASEGDHHHHHHHHQDHDHHHHDHDHHHHHDGEGETKSWVGKDGKVYHSHDGLAPHSHEPIYSPGYFTRRAPPLLNRNFNERAFTVGIGGPVGTGKTALMLALCELLRENYSLAAVTNDIFTKEDGEFLVKHKALPEERIRAVETGGCPHAAIREDISINLGPLEELSNLFKADILLCESGGDNLAANFSRELADYIIYIIDVSGGDKIPRKGGPGITQADLLVINKTDLAPAIGADLAVMQRDALRMRDGGPFVFAQVKHKIGVEEIGNLVLQAWEAATGNKRH; encoded by the exons ATGGCTTCTGAAGGCgaccatcaccaccaccaccaccaccatcaagatcacgatcatcatcatcatgatcatgatcaccatcatcatcacgATGGAGAGGGAGAGACCAAGTCATGGGTAGGTAAGGATGGGAAGGTGTACCATAGCCACGATGGTCTGGCGCCGCATTCTCACGAACCCATTTACTCCCCCGGCTACTTCACCAGAAGAGCTCCACCGCTTCTCAACAGAAACTTCAACGAAAGAGCCTTCACCGTCGGAATCGGTGGACCCGTCGGTACTGG CAAAACAGCTCTCATGTTGGCCCTTTGTGAACTCTTGCGCGAAAACTACAGTCTCGCAGCT GTGACAAATGATATATTCACTAAAGAGGATGGTGAGTTCTTGGTGAAGCACAAAGCACTTCCTGAGGAAAGGATACGCGCTGTAGAAACTGGGGGTTGCCCACATGCTGCTATTCGGGAGGACATCAGTATTAATCTTGGACCGCTGGAGGAGCTTTCTAACCTCTTCAAAGCAGATATACTTCTTTGTGAATCTGGgggag ATAACCTGGCTGCCAATTTCAGCAGGGAATTGGCTGactatattatttacataatagaCGTGTCTGGCGGTGATAAAATTCCTCGGAAAGGTGGTCCTGGAATCACGCAAGCTGATCTCCTT GTGATAAACAAGACTGACCTTGCTCCTGCAATTGGGGCTGATTTGGCAGTCATGCAGCGGGATGCTCTGCGGATGAGAGATGGAGGGCCATTTGTCTTTGCACAG GTGAAGCATAAGATTGGAGTAGAAGAAATTGGGAATCTTGTCTTGCAGGCATGGGAAGCAGCCACAGGGAATAAGCGTCATTAA
- the LOC114421481 gene encoding urease accessory protein G isoform X2 yields MASEGDHHHHHHHHQDHDHHHHDHDHHHHHDGEGETKSWVGKDGKVYHSHDGLAPHSHEPIYSPGYFTRRAPPLLNRNFNERAFTVGIGGPVGTGKTALMLALCELLRENYSLAAVTNDIFTKEDGEFLVKHKALPEERIRAVETGGCPHAAIREDISINLGPLEELSNLFKADILLCESGGDNLAANFSRELADYIIYIIDVSGGDKIPRKGGPGITQADLLVINKTDLAPAIGADLAVMQRDALRMRDGGPFVFAQMGTVLFTYQRYQPIIGAFIR; encoded by the exons ATGGCTTCTGAAGGCgaccatcaccaccaccaccaccaccatcaagatcacgatcatcatcatcatgatcatgatcaccatcatcatcacgATGGAGAGGGAGAGACCAAGTCATGGGTAGGTAAGGATGGGAAGGTGTACCATAGCCACGATGGTCTGGCGCCGCATTCTCACGAACCCATTTACTCCCCCGGCTACTTCACCAGAAGAGCTCCACCGCTTCTCAACAGAAACTTCAACGAAAGAGCCTTCACCGTCGGAATCGGTGGACCCGTCGGTACTGG CAAAACAGCTCTCATGTTGGCCCTTTGTGAACTCTTGCGCGAAAACTACAGTCTCGCAGCT GTGACAAATGATATATTCACTAAAGAGGATGGTGAGTTCTTGGTGAAGCACAAAGCACTTCCTGAGGAAAGGATACGCGCTGTAGAAACTGGGGGTTGCCCACATGCTGCTATTCGGGAGGACATCAGTATTAATCTTGGACCGCTGGAGGAGCTTTCTAACCTCTTCAAAGCAGATATACTTCTTTGTGAATCTGGgggag ATAACCTGGCTGCCAATTTCAGCAGGGAATTGGCTGactatattatttacataatagaCGTGTCTGGCGGTGATAAAATTCCTCGGAAAGGTGGTCCTGGAATCACGCAAGCTGATCTCCTT GTGATAAACAAGACTGACCTTGCTCCTGCAATTGGGGCTGATTTGGCAGTCATGCAGCGGGATGCTCTGCGGATGAGAGATGGAGGGCCATTTGTCTTTGCACAG ATGGGCACTGTCTTGTTCACATACCAAAGATATCAACCCATAATAGGAGCTTTCATCAGATAA